The following proteins come from a genomic window of Candidatus Binataceae bacterium:
- a CDS encoding serine hydrolase domain-containing protein, translating to MESRLASLKVGIRNRMVFALVAIATLLVPAELRAGTPPKIDGIWDGNIEVGQDKTPLTIYISSGASGQLSVLMDMPNSNAWNVPAISSRLDGTNLSFSFDTNRFKFDGSLDASAKKISGKWLDNGNTWRTTLTYRAPDVPSKPSAIDGDWIGVLPNPRFRTLRIALHIQTNSDQLQAWFYSLDQDGKPFPCSNTKLGGSNFSFQLPAIHAKYDGTVSADGEAIKGAWSQWSPLKLDFLRVKSGAAQVADDRKIPAKPPISLSQLGVVLNKELSSAVADGLLSKATDGGVAIGVLDHGQRRILSYGAAKPDSMFEIASVTKTFTGLALAQMVEQKKVTLEEPLRELLPPGTATKPQGPEITLLDLATHRSGLPRFEDNLKAGEDVDVLGLYDKRKLREYFAKHGISEPVEPKFEYSNFGFSLLGYALAQRAGTSYADLLRAEVTAPLHLDDTGVQLSQTQKSRMLPGYNSAFDRFQPGAYDYDMFAGAAGIKSTASDLLTYLAANLHPDRIGRSAKPGTPARTLPAALKLEHQLRADTWPGGKIGVAWNFDTKRKVYFHMGGALGYSSVVEFDPARDRALVVLYNRLDETPGRGRFVDRIARNIDELMNGEPATRIDYLPEHERAVMALALFNDHVVDGAYRCRDARRRLPALRLRALLTGGAVVSYSRDRRPCHGAQDCDVFGFYLPLLLHRL from the coding sequence ATGGAGTCGAGACTGGCGTCACTGAAAGTCGGCATTCGGAACCGCATGGTGTTTGCGTTGGTCGCCATCGCGACGTTGCTCGTGCCCGCGGAGCTCCGCGCAGGGACGCCACCGAAGATCGACGGCATCTGGGATGGAAACATAGAAGTTGGGCAAGACAAAACGCCGCTGACGATTTACATATCGTCGGGAGCCTCGGGGCAGTTGTCCGTCCTGATGGACATGCCGAACTCAAATGCGTGGAACGTGCCAGCAATTTCCTCGCGTCTCGACGGCACTAACCTGAGTTTCAGCTTTGATACGAATAGGTTCAAATTTGATGGGAGCCTCGATGCCAGCGCGAAGAAGATCAGCGGAAAATGGCTGGACAACGGTAATACCTGGCGGACGACGCTTACCTACCGCGCTCCTGACGTGCCGTCCAAACCTTCAGCGATCGATGGCGACTGGATTGGAGTATTGCCGAACCCGCGCTTTAGGACGCTGCGGATAGCGCTACACATCCAGACAAATTCCGACCAGCTTCAAGCATGGTTTTATTCGCTCGACCAGGATGGAAAGCCGTTCCCCTGCTCCAATACCAAACTCGGCGGCTCCAATTTCTCGTTTCAACTTCCGGCGATTCACGCGAAATACGACGGTACCGTCTCTGCTGACGGAGAGGCGATAAAGGGCGCGTGGAGTCAATGGTCGCCCCTCAAGCTTGACTTCCTCCGCGTCAAAAGCGGAGCGGCGCAGGTGGCAGACGATCGGAAGATTCCGGCCAAGCCACCCATCAGCTTGAGCCAACTGGGCGTTGTTCTAAACAAAGAACTCTCGTCCGCTGTCGCAGATGGCCTGCTGAGCAAGGCGACCGACGGGGGCGTTGCGATCGGTGTTCTCGACCACGGGCAGCGCCGAATCCTCAGCTATGGCGCCGCCAAACCAGATTCGATGTTCGAAATCGCTTCGGTGACCAAGACTTTCACTGGACTGGCATTGGCTCAAATGGTGGAGCAGAAAAAAGTCACACTTGAAGAGCCGCTGCGTGAGCTGCTGCCGCCGGGAACCGCCACCAAACCGCAGGGTCCCGAGATAACACTGCTCGATCTGGCCACGCATCGATCCGGGCTTCCCCGATTCGAAGACAACCTGAAAGCAGGTGAAGACGTTGACGTGCTGGGGCTATATGACAAGCGGAAATTGCGAGAATATTTCGCCAAACACGGAATATCTGAGCCGGTTGAGCCAAAGTTCGAGTACAGCAATTTCGGTTTTAGTCTCCTTGGCTATGCACTGGCGCAGCGTGCCGGCACTTCGTACGCCGATCTGCTGCGGGCTGAGGTCACCGCGCCGCTCCATCTGGATGATACCGGCGTTCAGCTTTCTCAGACGCAGAAAAGCCGAATGCTGCCGGGTTACAATTCCGCGTTCGACCGTTTTCAACCCGGCGCATACGACTACGACATGTTCGCTGGCGCAGCCGGTATCAAGTCGACTGCCTCCGACCTTCTGACCTACTTGGCGGCCAATCTGCATCCCGATCGAATCGGCCGATCGGCAAAGCCCGGGACGCCAGCGCGAACTCTGCCGGCCGCCCTGAAACTCGAGCATCAGCTCCGCGCCGACACGTGGCCGGGCGGAAAGATCGGAGTAGCGTGGAACTTCGATACGAAGCGGAAGGTATACTTTCACATGGGCGGAGCGCTGGGTTATTCCTCGGTCGTCGAATTTGATCCCGCGCGCGATCGTGCCCTGGTCGTGCTCTACAATCGACTCGATGAAACGCCTGGTCGAGGACGCTTCGTTGATCGGATTGCGAGGAACATCGACGAGTTGATGAACGGCGAGCCGGCGACCCGTATCGACTATCTGCCTGAACATGAGCGCGCCGTGATGGCACTGGCGCTGTTCAACGATCACGTTGTCGATGGCGCATACCGTTGCCGCGATGCTCGGCGTCGTCTGCCAGCGCTGAGACTTCGCGCGCTTTTGACGGGCGGCGCTGTGGTCTCTTATAGTCGCGACAGGAGGCCTTGCCATGGCGCTCAAGATTGCGATGTTTTCGGATTTTATTTGCCCCTTCTGCTACATCGGCTTTGA
- a CDS encoding glucose 1-dehydrogenase, whose protein sequence is MRLADKVAIITGAGSGQGNAAALLFAKEGAKVVVSDWKPELGEKTVAQVRAADGDAIFVQADVSSSSDVQNLIKAAVAKYGRIDVLYNNAGVGFSSPLSMADVLNTPEEDWDRVVAINLRSMFLTTKYGIPEMIRTGGGSIINTASIAAMIGGGAAHAYTAAKGGMVALSRALAVEFGPKKIRVNCICPGAIDTPMIAPVVDPIRPQGGMILKSPIQRLGTPYDIAYCALYLASDESSFVTGATFVVDGGFTAQ, encoded by the coding sequence ATGAGACTTGCCGACAAGGTCGCAATCATCACGGGCGCGGGCAGCGGCCAGGGCAACGCCGCCGCGCTGCTGTTCGCGAAAGAAGGCGCGAAAGTCGTCGTGTCGGACTGGAAGCCGGAACTCGGCGAGAAGACCGTGGCACAAGTCCGCGCCGCCGATGGCGATGCGATCTTCGTGCAGGCCGATGTGTCGAGCTCGAGCGACGTGCAGAACCTGATCAAGGCCGCCGTCGCGAAGTACGGGCGGATCGACGTGCTCTACAACAACGCGGGCGTGGGATTTTCGTCGCCGCTCTCGATGGCCGACGTGCTCAACACCCCCGAGGAGGACTGGGATCGCGTCGTCGCAATCAACCTGCGCAGCATGTTTCTCACCACCAAGTACGGCATTCCCGAGATGATTCGCACGGGTGGCGGCTCGATCATCAATACCGCGTCGATCGCGGCAATGATCGGCGGCGGCGCTGCCCACGCATACACCGCGGCGAAGGGCGGGATGGTCGCGCTGTCGCGCGCGCTCGCCGTCGAGTTCGGGCCGAAGAAAATACGCGTCAACTGTATCTGTCCGGGCGCGATCGACACGCCGATGATCGCACCCGTCGTCGATCCGATCCGGCCCCAGGGCGGCATGATCCTGAAATCGCCGATCCAGCGGCTCGGCACGCCTTACGACATCGCATACTGCGCGCTCTATCTCGCCTCGGACGAATCGTCGTTCGTGACCGGCGCGACCTTCGTCGTCGATGGCGGCTTCACCGCGCAATAA
- a CDS encoding alkaline phosphatase family protein: MNREHGPERRGGQGLDPNQYESGDRAIAALLKTTRAGDEVDLVATWRDGAYEIWSQRGMIRFRRLIGATGAIEFEIIEQIGDNPVVNQDPFAVSTIEEELDAARASGNPTEDSNRAFFEPHTLTHPHAYERIAQVFDSPRGPDLIVSPKAYAYGIQPGQHGALDVVQSRAPLIFSGPGVRAGKFKLAARHVDVAPTIAALLDFPTIRGIDAAGQRADVYLERQDGSVLDEVIDSSVPRAERVYMILLDGLSHSELVYQLESNADAIPNLARLVAQGAMLSHGSIVNFPSITWPSHSTILTGTWCGHHDVVNPTFHLREHRETVPIQGNIFETERFLNHEVETLYEAFKRVKGASAITASIHEPQGRGADHAVFERRIVGDKARLKALTAEMADDVSPRWMADGIPAMHREEIVDVRGMAQAIALFEHCQVPPVFVAHEFVLTDGAGHDYGPHHEGLREALYRTDRRIGQLLAMLKGRGILDSTLFVVTSDHGMAAQRIDLKANPAAEPASVGIKGIFAEPIIYLRDLNVEIERARDLRSLRVIVRDNDHLPDGEHPPVSGALVELRRGDALLASAVTLEDGRVAFATPADAADGELLIVIEHPDFNPRNLSGDGSPIREDLRRLLYGELSAR, translated from the coding sequence GCTCAAGACCACGCGCGCGGGTGACGAGGTCGATCTCGTTGCCACCTGGCGCGACGGCGCTTATGAAATCTGGTCGCAACGCGGGATGATCAGGTTCAGGCGATTGATCGGTGCGACAGGCGCGATCGAGTTCGAGATCATCGAACAGATCGGTGACAACCCGGTCGTGAATCAAGACCCCTTCGCCGTCTCGACGATCGAAGAGGAGCTCGACGCAGCTCGCGCAAGCGGCAACCCGACCGAGGATTCAAATCGCGCGTTCTTCGAGCCGCATACGCTCACCCATCCGCACGCCTACGAGCGAATCGCGCAGGTCTTCGACAGTCCGCGCGGTCCCGACCTGATCGTCAGTCCCAAGGCCTACGCCTACGGTATCCAGCCGGGCCAGCATGGCGCACTCGATGTCGTTCAGTCGCGCGCGCCGCTTATATTCAGCGGACCTGGAGTGCGCGCGGGTAAGTTCAAGCTCGCGGCGCGCCATGTCGACGTTGCGCCGACGATTGCGGCGCTATTGGACTTCCCAACGATTCGTGGAATCGATGCCGCCGGCCAACGCGCCGACGTTTACCTCGAGCGCCAGGACGGAAGCGTCCTTGACGAGGTCATCGATTCATCGGTCCCGAGGGCCGAGCGCGTTTACATGATCCTGCTCGATGGGCTTTCGCATTCGGAGCTCGTCTATCAGCTCGAGAGCAACGCCGATGCGATCCCGAATCTCGCGCGCCTCGTCGCGCAGGGCGCGATGCTCTCGCACGGCTCGATCGTCAACTTCCCCAGCATCACGTGGCCGAGCCATTCGACGATCCTGACTGGCACCTGGTGCGGGCATCACGATGTCGTCAACCCGACGTTCCACCTGCGCGAGCATCGCGAGACCGTGCCGATTCAGGGCAACATCTTCGAGACCGAGCGCTTCCTGAATCACGAAGTCGAAACGCTCTACGAGGCGTTCAAGCGCGTCAAGGGTGCGAGCGCGATCACCGCTTCGATTCATGAGCCGCAGGGACGCGGCGCCGACCACGCGGTCTTCGAGCGGCGAATCGTGGGCGACAAGGCGCGCCTCAAGGCGCTCACGGCGGAGATGGCGGACGACGTGAGCCCGCGCTGGATGGCTGACGGCATCCCCGCGATGCATCGCGAGGAGATCGTTGACGTGCGCGGGATGGCGCAGGCGATCGCGCTCTTCGAGCATTGCCAAGTGCCGCCGGTATTCGTCGCGCACGAGTTCGTGCTGACCGATGGCGCCGGCCACGACTACGGCCCGCATCACGAGGGTCTGCGCGAAGCGCTCTACCGCACCGATCGGCGCATCGGGCAGTTGCTCGCGATGCTGAAGGGGCGCGGCATCCTCGACAGCACGCTGTTCGTCGTCACTTCCGATCACGGGATGGCGGCGCAGCGCATCGACCTCAAGGCGAATCCTGCGGCCGAGCCGGCCAGCGTCGGAATCAAAGGTATCTTCGCCGAGCCAATCATTTATCTTCGCGATCTCAACGTCGAAATCGAGCGCGCGCGCGATCTTCGCAGCCTTCGCGTGATTGTTCGCGACAATGACCATCTGCCGGACGGCGAGCATCCTCCAGTCAGCGGCGCGCTTGTCGAACTGCGCCGCGGGGATGCGCTGCTGGCGAGCGCCGTCACGCTCGAGGATGGCCGCGTCGCGTTCGCGACTCCGGCCGATGCGGCGGACGGCGAGCTGCTGATCGTGATCGAGCATCCGGATTTCAATCCCCGCAATCTGAGCGGCGACGGCTCGCCGATTCGCGAAGATTTGCGCCGCCTGCTCTATGGCGAATTGTCCGCGAGATGA
- a CDS encoding nuclear transport factor 2 family protein, translated as MAKSLEQRIQELEDRDAIKELTAKYCWHVSHGEGEAVARLFTDDGVLDVTGAANGPVRGMDALLKFYRSSVREPEQAIPFIQNHIIHVDGDIAHGTCGIEARFTRNGESVTAAGYYEDKYRRVGGEWRFVERKIFFHHVVPLKQGWAEAKGQSRTP; from the coding sequence ATGGCCAAGTCGCTCGAACAGCGAATCCAGGAGCTCGAGGATCGCGATGCGATCAAAGAGCTGACCGCGAAATATTGCTGGCACGTATCGCATGGCGAGGGCGAGGCTGTCGCGCGTCTATTTACCGACGACGGCGTGCTCGATGTAACTGGCGCGGCGAACGGTCCCGTGCGCGGGATGGATGCGCTGCTCAAGTTCTATCGTTCGTCCGTACGTGAGCCCGAGCAGGCGATTCCGTTCATCCAGAATCACATCATCCACGTTGACGGCGACATCGCGCACGGTACCTGCGGCATCGAGGCGCGCTTCACTCGCAACGGCGAGAGCGTCACGGCGGCGGGCTACTACGAGGACAAGTATCGGCGCGTCGGCGGCGAGTGGCGCTTCGTCGAGCGCAAGATTTTTTTCCATCACGTCGTGCCGCTCAAGCAGGGATGGGCCGAGGCCAAGGGCCAGAGCCGCACGCCATAG
- a CDS encoding class I SAM-dependent methyltransferase, which yields MALYDKIGVGYDTTRQADPYLLSRILHHLGPKPGARYLDVGSGTGNYTIAMRRAGLAIYAIELSPIMLASAVEKSREVFWHRADAQAIPFRSETFAGATMTFVHHHIRDPIAAFRDIRRVLKPGSRFVVLNGTAEQLHHYWLIEYFPRTMEQAAEPLARYELGGALGAAGLKIVTTEKYEVTDDLKDWFLYCGKKRPELYLDPRVRAGISCFAASYDQDEINRGVERLAADIQSGRIKDVIRRYIWDGGDYLFTIAER from the coding sequence ATGGCGCTCTACGACAAGATCGGAGTTGGGTACGACACGACGCGGCAGGCCGATCCTTATCTGCTGTCGCGAATCCTGCATCATCTCGGGCCGAAACCGGGTGCGCGGTATCTCGACGTCGGCTCGGGCACGGGCAACTACACGATCGCGATGCGCCGCGCGGGGCTTGCGATCTATGCCATCGAGCTTTCGCCGATTATGCTCGCGAGCGCCGTTGAAAAATCGCGCGAGGTCTTTTGGCACCGCGCCGATGCGCAGGCAATTCCGTTTCGCAGTGAGACTTTCGCCGGCGCCACGATGACATTCGTGCACCATCACATCCGCGATCCGATCGCCGCGTTCCGTGACATTCGCCGCGTGCTCAAACCGGGATCGCGCTTCGTGGTGCTGAACGGCACCGCCGAGCAACTCCATCACTACTGGTTGATCGAGTATTTCCCGCGCACGATGGAACAGGCCGCCGAGCCGCTCGCGAGGTATGAGCTGGGCGGCGCGCTTGGCGCGGCAGGACTCAAAATCGTGACGACTGAGAAATACGAAGTTACCGACGATTTGAAAGACTGGTTTCTTTATTGCGGTAAGAAAAGGCCCGAGCTTTATCTCGATCCCCGAGTGCGGGCGGGAATTTCCTGCTTCGCTGCGTCTTACGATCAGGATGAGATCAACCGCGGGGTCGAGCGTCTTGCCGCCGACATTCAGAGCGGGCGCATCAAGGATGTCATACGCCGCTATATATGGGACGGCGGTGACTACTTGTTTACGATAGCCGAGCGCTAG
- a CDS encoding SDR family oxidoreductase, giving the protein MASSNVLDAFSLEGKAALVIGAEQAVGAAAAVTLAEAGAKVLVASQDPGTDKALKEVAKAVQAANGNKTTIRTQNAAIRADLSATADLAVKELGGLHILVNALDVPAFGPAESADDSAFDRIMENNLKTVWMSCQEASRVMLKQGGGAIVNITSVMAERGVPGAALYCAAKAGVLNLTRALALEWARRGIRVNAIEAGWLDDAASPANKDDEFSKTLLKYLPDNKLIKPQELGGALLYLVSSAAGFVTGESIAVDGGLRARV; this is encoded by the coding sequence ATGGCATCAAGCAACGTACTCGACGCGTTTTCCCTTGAAGGCAAGGCCGCGCTCGTGATTGGCGCCGAACAGGCCGTCGGCGCGGCCGCCGCCGTCACGCTCGCGGAGGCCGGCGCGAAAGTGCTGGTCGCATCGCAGGACCCCGGGACGGACAAGGCGCTCAAGGAAGTCGCCAAGGCGGTGCAGGCCGCCAACGGCAACAAGACCACGATTCGCACGCAGAACGCAGCGATTCGCGCCGACCTCAGCGCAACCGCCGATCTCGCGGTCAAGGAACTGGGCGGATTGCATATCCTCGTCAACGCGCTCGACGTTCCCGCCTTCGGTCCCGCCGAATCCGCCGACGACAGCGCCTTCGATCGCATCATGGAGAACAATCTCAAGACGGTCTGGATGTCCTGCCAGGAGGCGTCGCGCGTGATGCTCAAGCAGGGCGGCGGCGCGATCGTGAACATCACGTCGGTGATGGCCGAGCGCGGAGTGCCGGGCGCGGCGCTCTACTGCGCGGCGAAGGCGGGAGTGCTCAACCTGACGCGCGCACTGGCGCTCGAATGGGCGCGGCGCGGAATCCGCGTCAATGCGATCGAAGCCGGATGGCTCGACGATGCGGCGAGTCCCGCCAACAAGGACGACGAGTTCAGCAAGACGCTGCTGAAATATCTGCCCGACAACAAGCTGATCAAACCGCAAGAGCTCGGCGGCGCACTGCTTTATCTCGTCTCGTCGGCGGCGGGATTCGTAACCGGCGAGTCGATCGCGGTCGATGGGGGATTACGCGCGCGCGTCTAG
- a CDS encoding SDR family NAD(P)-dependent oxidoreductase, giving the protein MILDSLKLDGKVALITGAGRGLGRAMSVKFAEAGADIVAASRTPEPLEQTAREVEQTGRKCLVVPADVTNSQQVNAAAAAAIKEFGRIDILINNAGGGDESAAKPIEQITDDEWRRGIDTNLTSQFYACRAVLPQMVKQKRGKIINLSSGYGLRGGKHNYMYACSKGGVIQFTRSLALTYAQYNIQANCIVPGVFPHAGANQQLMDFFKGGKFIPVGRLGEDDELGPLAIFLASDASNHITGEFIAIDGGGLAGGISPTGVLPHAN; this is encoded by the coding sequence ATGATTCTCGACAGTCTCAAGCTCGACGGCAAGGTCGCGCTGATAACGGGTGCGGGACGCGGACTTGGGCGCGCGATGTCGGTGAAGTTCGCCGAGGCGGGGGCCGATATCGTCGCCGCGTCGCGGACTCCGGAGCCGCTCGAGCAGACGGCGCGCGAGGTCGAGCAGACCGGCCGTAAGTGCCTGGTCGTCCCGGCCGACGTGACCAATTCACAACAGGTCAACGCCGCAGCCGCGGCCGCGATCAAGGAATTCGGGCGGATCGATATCTTGATCAACAATGCCGGCGGCGGCGACGAATCGGCCGCGAAGCCGATCGAGCAGATCACCGACGACGAATGGCGCCGCGGCATCGACACCAATCTGACGAGCCAGTTTTATGCCTGCCGCGCCGTGCTGCCGCAGATGGTCAAGCAGAAGCGCGGCAAGATCATCAACCTGTCGTCGGGATATGGACTTCGAGGCGGCAAACATAACTATATGTATGCGTGCTCGAAGGGCGGCGTGATCCAGTTCACACGCTCGCTCGCTCTGACCTACGCGCAGTACAACATCCAGGCCAATTGCATCGTGCCGGGAGTCTTCCCGCACGCGGGCGCAAATCAGCAGTTGATGGACTTCTTCAAGGGCGGCAAGTTCATCCCTGTCGGCCGCCTCGGCGAAGATGACGAGCTTGGGCCGCTGGCGATTTTCCTTGCCTCGGACGCGTCGAATCACATCACCGGCGAGTTCATCGCGATCGACGGCGGCGGCCTCGCGGGCGGCATCTCACCGACCGGCGTTCTACCTCACGCCAACTGA
- a CDS encoding sulfurtransferase TusA family protein: MQPDQAVVHLDLRGVKCPLNWAYAKVRLEKMSRGQTLDLVLDDPRGARDIPRAAEAEGYAVIDSSAADGVFRLRIER, from the coding sequence GTGCAGCCCGACCAAGCCGTCGTTCATCTCGATTTGAGAGGCGTCAAGTGCCCGCTCAACTGGGCGTATGCGAAAGTGCGCCTTGAAAAAATGAGCCGCGGGCAGACGCTCGATCTCGTGCTTGACGATCCGCGCGGCGCGCGCGATATTCCGCGCGCCGCCGAGGCCGAGGGCTATGCCGTGATCGATTCGTCGGCGGCAGACGGCGTGTTCCGGCTGCGCATCGAAAGATAG
- a CDS encoding DsbA family oxidoreductase, translating into MALKIAMFSDFICPFCYIGFEVMRQLKPEFDFELEWRGFQIHPDWPAEGIGPERAMPGGNADSRKATWQRITEMATSVGLEMKPPSLMTNSHSALMVAEYARDAGKSMEFDERVYRAYFLDNVNIGDPAAVLALAKEAGLDEAAAVEAIKSPKYQMKLKNNALAANQRGVDGVPTFFIGEYALRGAQSPDTMRKVLKRAGEIFGD; encoded by the coding sequence ATGGCGCTCAAGATTGCGATGTTTTCGGATTTTATTTGCCCCTTCTGCTACATCGGCTTTGAGGTGATGCGCCAACTCAAGCCCGAGTTCGATTTCGAGCTCGAATGGCGCGGCTTTCAGATTCATCCGGACTGGCCTGCGGAGGGTATCGGGCCCGAGCGCGCGATGCCGGGCGGCAACGCCGATTCGCGCAAAGCCACGTGGCAGCGAATCACCGAGATGGCGACTTCGGTGGGCCTTGAGATGAAGCCGCCGTCGTTGATGACGAACTCGCACAGTGCGCTGATGGTCGCCGAGTATGCGCGCGATGCGGGCAAGTCGATGGAGTTCGATGAGCGCGTCTATCGCGCCTACTTCCTGGATAACGTCAACATCGGCGATCCCGCCGCGGTGCTCGCGCTCGCCAAGGAGGCCGGCCTCGACGAGGCTGCGGCCGTTGAGGCGATCAAATCGCCCAAGTACCAGATGAAGCTGAAGAACAACGCGCTGGCGGCGAATCAGCGTGGCGTCGATGGCGTGCCAACTTTCTTCATCGGCGAGTATGCGCTGCGCGGCGCGCAATCGCCCGACACGATGCGCAAGGTCCTCAAGCGCGCCGGCGAAATCTTCGGCGACTGA
- a CDS encoding SDR family oxidoreductase: MLDLKNKTALVTGGTRGLGRAIAFELAKLGATLALNYRRDEASAERTLGEIRAIAPKSFLVKADLEDDAATRQMVIDAARQLGGRLDILIANAAATAFKPLLQMKPHNLARTFALSVNGFVAMIQEANKVMGDGGRILMISGIDSIRNLPLHGALAAAKAALEAMVRDFAFELGPRGITVNGINVGYIDTDSARMYAEALGDTYEEFSRRSRERCALKRLPKLEEIAAMAALICLPATSYLTAQTIMVDGGLSLAFPIAK, from the coding sequence ATGCTGGATCTGAAGAACAAAACTGCGCTTGTCACGGGAGGCACGCGTGGACTTGGGCGCGCGATCGCGTTCGAGCTCGCCAAGCTCGGCGCCACACTCGCGCTCAACTATCGCCGCGACGAAGCGAGCGCCGAGCGCACGCTCGGCGAGATTCGCGCGATCGCGCCGAAATCGTTTCTCGTCAAAGCCGACCTCGAAGATGACGCCGCGACCCGCCAGATGGTCATCGACGCCGCGCGCCAGCTCGGCGGCCGCCTCGACATTCTGATCGCGAACGCAGCCGCGACCGCATTCAAGCCGTTGCTCCAGATGAAGCCGCACAACCTCGCCCGCACCTTCGCGCTCAGCGTCAACGGCTTCGTCGCGATGATCCAGGAGGCCAACAAGGTGATGGGCGACGGCGGCCGCATCCTGATGATCTCGGGCATCGATTCAATCCGGAACCTGCCGCTGCACGGTGCGCTCGCGGCCGCCAAGGCGGCCCTGGAAGCCATGGTGCGCGACTTCGCCTTTGAGCTGGGGCCGCGCGGAATAACGGTCAACGGCATCAACGTTGGGTACATCGATACCGACTCGGCGCGGATGTACGCCGAGGCGCTTGGCGACACCTACGAGGAATTCAGCCGCCGCTCGCGCGAGCGCTGCGCCCTGAAGCGCCTGCCGAAGCTGGAAGAGATCGCCGCGATGGCAGCGCTGATCTGCCTTCCCGCGACAAGCTACCTGACCGCGCAGACGATCATGGTCGATGGCGGCCTGTCGCTCGCGTTTCCGATTGCGAAGTAA
- a CDS encoding DUF6081 family protein — translation MSTRATSAAEEIIEYNNFASAITGEGDWMIGGFPTPDGGFWHYKEPDAVVIVQDGYLRVSAVPYSRSHSTIQFLDNAKHMYFSTRTFACPPGGTISFALDLAATIVNSKPGDLYDGFVSFNVLDFSTGAALDFFVGNDVFATVYGKLPFPGVPVVEPAHGPRNFCLFEETRGTTTPGKLHHFEIVYDSAADKITFIADGDEVRAYSNVPFKLGPSTLALGLMSEKDIAPGTGSVSCHGQGAVGKWGNIKIKLTPLK, via the coding sequence ATGAGCACGCGTGCAACTTCGGCTGCCGAAGAGATTATCGAGTACAACAATTTCGCCTCGGCGATTACCGGCGAAGGCGATTGGATGATTGGCGGATTTCCCACGCCGGACGGCGGATTCTGGCATTACAAGGAACCCGACGCGGTCGTGATCGTGCAGGACGGTTATCTGCGCGTCTCCGCCGTGCCCTACAGCCGCTCGCATAGCACGATCCAGTTTCTCGACAATGCCAAGCACATGTACTTCAGCACGCGCACCTTCGCTTGCCCGCCCGGCGGCACGATTTCGTTCGCGCTCGATCTCGCCGCGACGATCGTGAACAGCAAGCCGGGCGATCTTTATGACGGTTTCGTATCGTTCAACGTCCTCGATTTCTCGACCGGCGCGGCGCTCGATTTCTTTGTCGGCAACGACGTGTTCGCGACGGTTTATGGCAAGCTGCCGTTTCCCGGGGTGCCGGTCGTCGAGCCCGCTCACGGCCCGCGCAACTTCTGCCTCTTCGAGGAAACCCGCGGCACCACCACGCCGGGCAAGCTCCATCACTTCGAGATCGTTTACGATTCCGCGGCCGACAAGATCACCTTCATCGCCGATGGCGACGAGGTGCGCGCCTACTCGAACGTCCCGTTCAAGCTCGGTCCGAGCACACTCGCACTCGGCCTCATGAGCGAAAAGGATATCGCGCCCGGAACCGGCAGTGTCTCATGCCACGGCCAGGGTGCGGTCGGCAAATGGGGCAATATCAAGATCAAGCTGACGCCCCTGAAGTAA